The following proteins are co-located in the Branchiostoma lanceolatum isolate klBraLanc5 chromosome 16, klBraLanc5.hap2, whole genome shotgun sequence genome:
- the LOC136422041 gene encoding prokineticin-1-like encodes MRLPVPALLLCVFGMHSSMAQPSMLECETDQDCIDGYGFGNYCCARVNSIIRNLHQCKPIGEEGELCHVGSNYLPYPFRGSRRFWRCQCNFPQSFWCAPDPASFLPGGGRCERWVPPANTTSSAEDAGSG; translated from the exons ATGCGTCTGCCTGTCCCTGCTCTCCTCCTCTGTGTGTTCGGGATGCATTCATCTATGGCACAGCCGAGTATGCTG GAGTGTGAGACTGACCAGGATTGCATCGATGGGTATGGCTTCGGGAACTACTGCTGTGCCCGGGTCAACTCCATCATCCGCAACCTCCACCAGTGCAAGCCGATAGGGGAGGAGGGAGAGCTGTGCCACGTGGGGAGCAACTACCTGCCCTACCCGTTCCGGGGGTCCCGCCGCTTCTGGCGCTGCCAGTGCAACTTCCCGCAGTCGTTCTGGTGCGCTCCGGATCCCGCCAGCTTCCTGCCCGGCGGTGGGCGCTGCGAGCGCTGGGTCCCGCCGGCCAACACCACCAGCAGCGCCGAAGATGCCGGCTCTGGCTAA